The following are encoded together in the Lactuca sativa cultivar Salinas chromosome 1, Lsat_Salinas_v11, whole genome shotgun sequence genome:
- the LOC111905045 gene encoding uncharacterized protein LOC111905045, with protein MSPPASVDSCTGQFSSFKSSSAFYSSYTNMNSSSSNSNYAFPNSNQMDTILGFNSPPLADSRNPGGATVAGSGSNLSRPRLMKMRRQTSHNTRSTTAFGIRRGVEADASLGFNPFRTSSESSFVDPGMENVPERVFTFGAGSRNNASFSFQAFERENMKNLDESMVDQLPDQINNLNIRGSGNVNPMKSQFTNKFPSNVETELQHEMHKMNLCSSGNVGWASNTHKASVFEKPVTFVKQHDEERVNPDLISDRMGKMKVSESGEDSLKTFIFGATSKTREDVKADVISDKMQDLKVSGIGESSGFSTVSDNKFQSGTFTFTSKLDDLKAPNAEIKTPMESVKGSKLKKKKGKTRKHVSGQPRPTQNFVFGQTSVEILEGFEAYSPMDVSPYQETLADDYYYRGTSVTSDDTSQLNDHNSFSSESFIINSNLTTDEDLLFATQCLDINESDVKCEVSEAESFRSANENLEYNSDTFATAFDSELSSTATSSRQEESGTRLFKFGSKLDNINKENFTFAASSSSQSQLSPDTRQHKKKHRLKTCQDSSSSTSDTKTDFFPIPINNPSIFSPKSVPILSSKNNDNFKSIKEQDSKHGSFSNFSTASASIAAEESCEKWRLRGNQAYGNGDLAKAEDYYTQGLNSVPQTEKSRDCLRALMLCYSNRAAARISLGKMRDALKDCLMAAAIDPNFLKVQVRAAHCYLAIGEVENATLQYMKCLQSGNDVCVDRKLLVEASEGLAKAQKVTKCIKQYTELPRRTSDELESALRVINEALQISNFSEQLLQMKADILIMLRRYEQVIQMCEQNPNSAEVDTHTSPNSWRSTLIVKSYFNLGRLEEALEFIKKQETSGQITERLESMSLDSVIPLANTIRELLSRKAAGNEAYKSGKYTEAVEHYSAALSCSVESRPFAAICFCNRAAAYGTLGQITDAIADCSLAIALDPTYLKAISRRASLYEMIRDYGQAATDLRRFVSLLTSQIHENAVLDKSNEIRRTQIRISNIEEESRKEIPLNMYLILGVESTADASEVKKAYRKAALKHHPDKAALSLSRSDNGDDRLWKEIAENVYKDADRLFKMIGEAYAVLSNPSKRSSYDMDEEMRNEANHFPNNSQSPVFERSGSRRWQDSWRPYVHTQSKSQEKSTPSYRYYSRQS; from the exons ATGTCGCCTCCGGCGTCTGTAGATTCATGCACCGGTCAGTTTTCTTCATTCAAATCTTCTTCTGCGTTTTATTCTTCCTACACCAACATGAACTCTTCATCATCGAATTCGAATTACGCGTTTCCCAATTCGAATCAAATGGATACCATATTGGGATTTAATTCACCGCCTTTAGCGGATTCTAGGAATCCAGGGGGAGCCACTGTAGCTGGTTCTGGTTCAAATCTATCACGGCCACGGCTTATGAAGATGAGAAGACAGACTTCTCATAACACAAGGTCTACTACTGCCTTCGGCATCCGTCGTGGGGTAGAGGCTGACGCTTCTctagggtttaacccatttcgAACTTCATCCGAATCCAGTTTTGTCGACCCGGGAATGGAGAATGTTCCAGAAAGGGTATTTACATTTGGAGCAGGCAGCAGAAATAATGCTTCATTTAGCTTTCAGGCTTTCGAAAGAGAGAATATGAAAAACCTTGACGAATCAATGGTTGATCAGTTACCAGATCAAATTAACAACTTGAACATAAGAGGATCAGGTAACGTGAACCCTATGAAGAGCCAGTTTACCAATAAGTTTCCTAGCAATGTGGAGACAGAATTACAACATGAGATGCATAAAATGAATCTGTGTAGTTCAGGAAACGTTGGGTGGGCTAGCAATACTCATAAAGCCTCTGTATTTGAAAAACCTGTAACTTTTGTTAAGCAGCATGATGAAGAAAGGGTAAATCCTGATTTGATATCAGATAGAATGGGGAAGATGAAAGTAAGTGAATCTGGAGAAGATAGTTTGAAAACCTTCATATTTGGAGCAACTAGTAAAACCAGAGAAGATGTCAAGGCGGATGTAATATCAGATAAAATGCAGGATTTGAAAGTAAGTGGAATTGGAGAATCATCTGGTTTTTCTACAGTATCTGATAATAAGTTCCAGAGTGGCACTTTTACTTTCACTAGCAAATTGGATGACTTAAAAGCTCCAAATGCAGAAATAAAAACACCCATGGAATCTGTCAAAGGATCCAAACTAAAGAAAAAGAAAGGGAAAACAAGAAAGCATGTCTCTGGTCAACCTCGTCCTACACAAAACTTTGTGTTTGGTCAAACTTCAGTTGAAATACTCGAGGGTTTTGAAGCATACTCACCAATGGATGTTTCCCCATATCAAGAAACCCTAGCTGATGATTATTATTACAGAGGAACTTCTGTGACATCAGATGATACTTCCCAATTAAACGACCACAACAGTTTCTCAAGTGAATCATTTATAATCAATTCAAATCTCACAACAGATGAAGACCTTCTTTTTGCCACACAGTGTTTGGATATTAATGAGAGTGATGTTAAGTGTGAAGTTTCTGAAGCAGAAAGCTTCAGATCTGCAAATGAGAACTTGGAATACAACAGTGATACATTTGCTACAGCATTTGATTCAGAACTTAGTTCAACTGCAACTTCAAGTAGACAAGAAGAATCAGGCACCCGATTATTTAAATTCGGTTCAAAATTAGACAACATAAATAAAGAAAACTTCACATTTGCTGCATCTtcttcaagtcaaagtcaactatcacCAGACACACGTCAGCATAAAAAGAAACATCGTCTGAAAACCTGTCAGGATTCTTCAAGTTCAACATCCGATACAAAAACCGATTTTTTCCCAATTCCTATTAATAATCCTTCAATCTTTTCTCCCAAATCAGTACCTATTTTATCAAGTAAAAACAACGATAATTTCAAATCAATAAAAGAACAAGATTCAAAGCATGGATCTTTTTCAAACTTTTCAACTGCATCAGCCAGCATTGCAGCAGAGGAATCCTGTGAGAAATGGCGATTGAG GGGAAACCAAGCTTATGGTAATGGCGATTTAGCTAAAGCAGAGGATTATTACACACAGGGGTTAAACTCTGTTCCTCAAACTGAAAAATCCAGAGATTGTCTTAGGGCTTTGATGTTATGCTATAGCAATCGTGCAGCTGCTAGGATTTCTCTTGGAAAAATGAGAGATGCATTAAAAGATTGTTTAATGGCTGCAGCTATTGATCCTAATTTTCTCAAAGTTCAAGTTCGTGCTGCTCA TTGTTATCTTGCTATTGGAGAAGTTGAAAATGCAACTCTTCAGTATATGAAGTGTTTGCAATCAGGGAATGATGTCTGTGTAGACAGAAAGTTGTTAGTAGAAGCCTCTGAGGGTTTAGCAAAGGCACAG AAAGTAACAAAATGCATTAAGCAATATACAGAACTTCCACGAAGAACATCTGATGAATTAGAATCTGCATTGAGAGTTATTAATGAAGCTCTGCAGATTAGCAATTTCTCAGAGCAATTACTTCAAATGAAAGCAGATATCTTAATCATG TTACGAAGATATGAACAGGTTATTCAGATGTGTGAGCAGAATCCTAATTCTGCTGAGGTGGACACACACACAAGCCCTAATTCATGGAGGTCAACCCTGATTGTTAAATCCTATTTCAATCTAGGAAGACTAGAGGAAGCTCTTGAATTCATTAAAAAGCAAGAAACTTCTGGACAAATCACAGAAAG ATTAGAAAGCATGAGTTTGGACTCAGTGATACCTTTAGCCAACACAATTCGTGAGCTTTTGTCTCGCAAG GCAGCAGGAAATGAAGCTTATAAATCAGGGAAATACACAGAAGCAGTTGAACACTACAGTGCTGCTTTATCATGCAGTGTTGAATCACGTCCTTTTGCAGCCATTTGTTTTTGTAATCGAGCTGCAGCATATGGAACTTTAGGTCAAATCACAGATGCCATTGCAGATTGCAGTTTGGCCATTGCCCTTGACCCCACCTACCTCAAG GCGATATCGAGAAGAGCGAGTTTATATGAAATGATTAGGGACTATGGGCAAGCTGCTACAGATCTTAGAAGATTTGTGTCTCTTCTCACATCTCAAATACATGAAAATGCAGTTCTTGATAAATCGAATGAGATAAGGAGAACTCAGATTCGGATTTCTAACATTGAAGAAGAATCCAGGAAGGAAATTCCTTTAAACATGTACCTTATATT GGGAGTTGAGTCAACTGCTGATGCTTCAGAAGTCAAGAAGGCATACCGGAAAGCTGCACTAAAACATCATCCTGATAAG GCTGCTTTGTCATTGAGTAGAAGTGATAATGGAGACGATAGGCTGTGGAAGGAAATAGCTGAAAATGTCTACAAAGATGCTGATAGGCTTTTCAAAATGATTGGAGAGGCATATGCTGTACTTTCAAACCCTTCCAAG AGGTCAAGTTATGACATGGATGAAGAGATGAGAAATGAAGCCAATCATTTTCCTAACAATTCTCAAAGCCCGGTTTTTGAGAGAAGCGGGAGTAGAAGATGGCAAGATTCTTGGAGACCATATGTTCATACTCAGTCAAAAAGTCAAGAAAAGTCAACCCCATCATACAGGTATTATTCGAGGCAATCTTGA
- the LOC111905046 gene encoding glucan endo-1,3-beta-glucosidase yields MVGWISTKYIKTKAMATMLLLLGLLISLLASIDAQSVGVCYGRNGDGLPSQQDAVNLYRSNGITRMRIYDPDQATLQALKGTNIELMIGVPNDALQSLNDQGAANTWVRNNIQNYPDVRFKYIAVGNEVDPNNGNSQYVNFVLQAMRNVQNAINAAGLQNQIKVSTATYTGLLGVSYPPSDGAFNDNVRGFIQPIIGFLTENNSPMLANIYPFFSDPNSNLPYALFTAPGTVVTDNNNGLQYSNLFDAILDAHYAAQARLGGGNVEIVVSESGWPTAGKDVATTENARTYNTNLIRHVRGTTGTPLKPGRSIETYLFAMFDENRKPGEESEKHFGIFSPNQQPKYPLSFN; encoded by the exons ATGGTTGGTTGGATATCAACTAAATATATCAAAACCAAAGCAATGGCAACAATGCTCCTACTACTCGGCTTACTTATAAGTCTTCTCGCGTCCATAG ATGCGCAATCTGTCGGCGTGTGTTACGGTAGAAACGGCGACGGTTTGCCGTCGCAACAAGACGCAGTGAACCTCTATCGGAGCAACGGCATAACCAGAATGCGAATTTATGATCCAGATCAAGCTACTCTTCAAGCCCTAAAAGGAACCAATATCGAACTCATGATCGGCGTTCCTAACGATGCTCTACAATCCCTCAACGATCAAGGCGCTGCAAACACATGGGTAAGAAACAACATCCAAAACTACCCCGACGTCAGGTTTAAATACATCGCCGTTGGAAACGAAGTCGATCCAAACAACGGGAATAGTCAATACGTTAACTTCGTACTCCAAGCAATGAGGAATGTTCAGAACGCCATTAACGCCGCCGGCCTACAGAACCAAATCAAAGTGTCGACTGCAACCTACACCGGTTTGTTAGGTGTCTCCTATCCACCAAGCGATGGTGCCTTTAACGACAATGTTCGGGGGTTTATTCAGCCGATAATCGGATTTCTAACGGAAAACAACTCGCCGATGCTTGCCAACATCTACCCCTTCTTTTCCGATCCTAATTCCAATCTCCCGTATGCGTTGTTTACAGCGCCGGGAACGGTTGTGactgataataataatggtcTACAATACTCTAACCTTTTTGACGCCATATTAGATGCTCACTATGCAGCTCAAGCACGTCTTGGTGGAGGGAATGTGGAGATTGTTGTGTCGGAGAGTGGTTGGCCAACTGCAGGAAAAGATGTAGCGACGACAGAGAATGCTAGAACTTACAATACGAACTTGATTAGACATGTCAGAGGGACAACAGGGACACCGTTGAAGCCTGGAAGATCTATAGAGACTTATTTGTTTGCAATGTTCGATGAAAACAGGAAACCTGGTGAAGAGTCGGAGAAACATTTTGGGATTTTCTCCCCTAATCAACAACCCAAATATCCATTGAGCTTCAATTAG